Sequence from the Maribellus comscasis genome:
TTTGATGTAAGTCACAACCCCGAAAATCCCTTTTTCGTTCAAACCCCGGAATTAACAGTAGCCGTTAAAGGAACCAGCTTTAATGTTCAGGCCTATAACAGTGATGACGAAGTAAATGTGACACTGATAAAAGGGAAAGTATCCCTGCAAAGCCCGAAAGGAAAATTTGTTTCTGAGCTTTCTCCGGGGGAAAATGCAAAGTTTGATTTAACAAAAAAAACAATCTCTCTAAGTAAAGCTGATACGGAATTTTATACTTCATGGAAAGATGGGTATCTGGTATTTAGAAATGAAACGCTGGAGGACATTGTCCGAAAATTTGAACGCTGGTACAACATAACAGTGATTTTTGATGATGAAGAAATTAAGCGGATAAAGTTTACAGGCACCATTATGAAAAACAAACCCATTGACCAGATTTTCAACATATTAAGATATACAGCAGGGATAGACTATTCATTTGAAATTATTAACCATAAACCAAGTATAATTCATTTAAAAAAGAAACCAATGTAGTATTAAAAAAATGGCCGGAAAATATTACGAGTATTTCCCGACCGGAATTTATTTACAATTACGTCTTCTGCCAGAAGATAAGTACTAATCGTAAACACTTCAAATTTATGAAAAAGATTTATTATTGTTGCAATCTCTACGGGTTGCAAAAAGGATTAAGAATTATGAGAATTACAATCTTTCTATGCCTAATAAGTATTATTCAGGTTTTTGCCATCCCCTCTCTAGGGCAGGTTAAGTTAGATTTAAAAATGACAAACACTACCATCGAAGAATTGCTGCAAAAAATGGAAGAAAATACAAATTTCCGTTTTTTTTACCAAAGTGAAGTTTTAAAGAATAAACAACGCATTAACATTGAATTTGAACAAAAAAGTGTGCGTAATATTCTGGATGAAGTACTTCCTCCGCTTCAGTTGAAGTATGAAGTTTTCGACAATTACATTGCTATTAAATCTGATGATGGGGGATTTAGTAATCAAGAATCAAATCAGGAGCAGAAGTCGGTTTCAGGGAAAGTTACAGACTCCTCCGGATTTCCCTTGCCCGGAGTAACAGTTGTGATAAAAGGCACAACACAGGGAACCGTAACTGATGCCGATGGGAAATATACTATACCCAAAGTACCTGACGATGCAGTACTCCAATTTTCTTTTGTAGGGATGAGTGCACAGGAAGTTGTTGTTGGAAATCAGACAACAATTGACATTACAATGCAGGAAGAAACAATTGGATTGGAAGAGGTAGTGGCAATCGGTTACGGAACTCAACAAAAAAGAGACTTAACCGGTTCTGTTGGCTCAATTAATATGGAGGAAGAGCTTTCGAGCAGGCCAGTTGTTGATTTTGGCCAGGCAATGTATGGAAAAATTGCCGGGGTTAATGTAATTAACAGCAGTGGTCGGCCAGGTTCTTCATCCACAATACAAATCAGAGGGATCAATTCTATAAGCGCTGGCAGTGCACCATTAGTTGTAGTTGATGGTATACAGCTGCCGGGATATGATTTAAATTCAATAAACAGTGCAGACATTAAATCAATAGAGATTCTAAAAGATGCATCCTCAGCTTCTATTTATGGTTCAAGAGGGGCCAACGGAGTAATTCTGGTAACCACAAAATCAGGCGAATCGGGGAAATCCAAGCTTCAGTTAAACTATTCTTTTAGTGTTCAGGAAGTCATCAGAAAAATGGATGTAATGAATTCGTATGAATATGCTGAAGCTGCTATTGATGCAGCTCAAAACGGGTGGATCGAAACCGGAGGAGATCCTAATGCGCCAAATACACTTGATGCAAGAGGTAAAATAATATACACCTGGCCGGAAGCTTTGGAGCACCCAGAAACACTTCCTAACACTGACTGGCAAGATGTTATCTTCAGAGTAGCACCAATGCATAAAGTCAATTTGAGTTTTTCCGGAGGAAACGAGAAGTCTCAATACCTCGTTTCCGGAGGGTATATAAACCAGGAAGGTATTGTAATAACATCTGAATATCAAAAATATAGTCTAAACATGAAGTTTAATTCGGAAATCAATGACTGGATTAATGTTGGTGGCATGTTAAACTCTATTTACGACCATGAAAATGAACCCTATTATCGTATCGTTGAATGGGCTGTTCAATATCCGGCAATATATCCTGTTTATGGTAATAACGGATACCTGGGGGGACCAAATACTGTCGATGGATTCGAAGATTACTACGCTGTACTTTTCAGGCCGTTGAATGGCCATCCCTTATTTAATATTGATGAAGACATCCAACATCACAGGTTCAACACAATTGGAAATCTATTTGCACAGTTAGATTTATATGAAGGACTAAGCTTTAAAACCTCGTTTAATGCTTTTTACAAACGAGTTGACAATACAGACTATTATCCTAAAGACCATAACATGGGACCTGCCTACTATAGAACTGCCACGTTTAAATCCAATACGAACAGAACGATCAGTTACACTTGGGAGAATTTGCTCACATACGACAAAACTTTAGGAAATCATTCCTTCACAATTTTAGGGGGATATGAGTATAACTTCAGAGACTACTATTGGCTGCAAGCAGAAAGAAGAGATTATGACAATGACGATATCCATTATTTAACAGCAGGCAAAACAATCTATGGAGCAGGAGATGATGCAAATCAAACAACTCTGATCTCTTTGTTAGGTAGAGTAAATTACAGCTTCGCAGGGAAATACCTCATTTCCGCATCATTCCGTCGCGATGGTTCTTCAAGGTTCGGCCCAAATAGCAAATGGGGAAACTTTCCTTCTTTCGCACTCGGATGGAGGGCCTCGGAAGAATCTTTCATGAAATCCATTTCAGCATTAAGCAATCTTAAAATAAGGGCAAGTTATGGTTTTACCGGAAATGATAATTTCTCAGACTACAGCTGGATTAGCCAAATGAATCAGGCTAAAGTTGCAATTGGAGATAACCTTCAGACGTCGTATTATCCTTCAAATATAGAGAATCCTGATTTAGCCTGGGAAAGAACAAAACAAATAAACCTGGGATTAGATTTAGGACTGTTTGAACAACGTATTTCAATTGAAACCGATTTCTACAACACCGTCTCTGACAATCTGTTGCTAGCTGTACCTGTCCCATCAACCAGCGGATTTACCAGTGTTTTTTCTAATATTGGCAAACTTAGAAATAACGGGTTTGAATTTAATTTAACCTCCCATAATATCAATTCGAGGCTAAAATGGACCACTCAATTAAACTTCGCATTAAACAGAAGTGAGGTTATGGAATTAGGGCCAGATAATGCTCCAATGATTTATAGCGTAAATTCTTTTGGAACTATGCAAAAAATTAACAAGGTAGGAGAACCTCTATTTAGTTTTTATGGATATAAATACGATGGTGTATATATGAACCAGGCAGAAATAGATGCCGACCCAACTGCTTACGCTACTGCAACACCAGGTGACGGGAGATATGTTGACGTAACCGGAGATGGAATTTTAAATTCTGATGATCGTACAATTATCGGCAATTACGAACCCGATTTTACATGGGGGATTACAAATAGTTTTTCTTATGAAAATTTTGACCTAAGCTTTTTAATTCAAGGCTCGGTAGGAGGCGAAATCTACAATGATGACGCACATAGATCTATGCTTTATCACGAAGGAAGAAATTACCTGGGCGAACTGACCAACAGATGGCGTTCTGAAGAAGATCCGGGAGATGGATATCATTATAAACTTACTGTCAATATTGATGGATATGAAAAGACAGCTTCGAGTTATTGGTTAGATGATGCTACCTACGTCAGGTTAAAGGATCTTACAATTGGCTATAATTTACCTAAAAAGATTTCCTCCTCAATAGGACTATCGAACGCAAGGGTATTTTTTAACGGCGTAAATTTATTTACAATTGCCGATGCCCCCGTTTACGATCCTGAAAATTTTGTAAGGCATTCTGGGTTTTCCGACCCCGTAAATCGTGGAGTTGGTGGTTCCAGCTATCCTTCAGCGAAGATTTATTCTTTTGGTGTTAATGTCGAATTCTAATGAATCCAAAAATGAAAAAAATAAAATATATCACAATAGCAATTTTCTCTATCTTATTTTTAGGATGTAGTGAAGATCTAGATTTGTATCCGTTAACACAAATCACAGAGGGGACATTTTACAAAAACGAAGTTGAACTGCAACAGGCAGTCGACGATGTTTATCGCCAACTTGGAATACTGTATAACGGAGATCAGATTCCTGCAAGGTTTGGTGAACAATACTCAGACAATACATATATTGAATTGGCAGGAGGTGCAAACAATTACAACGAACAAATTACTGATTTCTTTATCCAAACAGACAATGGACTAATAAATACGATATGGAATAATTCTTATTCAACAATCTACATTTGTAACAATATTCTCTATCAAATTGAAAATATTGAATTTGATGTAGACGAGAACAAACTTGAAAAGATGAAAGGTCAGGCAATTTTTATACGAGCTTTGACTTATTTTAATATGGTGCGTGCATGGGGTGATGTCCCTTATATTGATAAAAAGATATCGCCCAAAGAATCATATGACTATTTGCGTGTAGATGTGGAGACAGTATATGAGAACATAATAAATGATTTACTGTACTGCAAACAAGTTTTACCCGAAGCCTGGTCTGGAGATGATATCGGCCGGGTAACTCAATATGGCGCTTCTGCTGTACTTGCAAAAATATATCTAACATTGGGAGAAAACGACAAATCCAAAACAGAGTTAGATCTGATAATAAACAGTGCTCTATATTCATTGGATGCAAATGGCGACGGGAATACAAACACAGATGATTTCCTTTATCTTTTTGCAGCCGATACTAAAAATTGTCAATCTTCTGTTCTTGAAGCACAGTATATGGCTGGTGAAAATGCAATGAATTCAAATCACCAGAATCAATATTCTCCATTTACCTGGGCTTTCCATTTACCAGGGCAAACATCTACCTTTCGGGGAACAGGGATAATGACACCTACCGACGATTTGGAAAATGAGTTTGAAGAAAATGACCCCAGAAAAGAAGTAAGTATCAACCCAGGGTATATAGACAACGAAACAGGCGTTTTCGTTGATTATCCTTACACCATGAAATTTTATGATCCTAACTGGGAATATCCTGGTCAAAATTTCGAGATAATCCGCTATGCTGATATATTACTTATGTATGCCGAAGTTACCAATGACCAAACATATCTTAATTTGGTAAGAAGCAGAGTGGGTATGCCTGCATACGGCAGCGACGGATATCCTTCTGATAAGTACCCAACACTTGCCCTGGCAATAGAACACGAAAGACGCATAGAGCTTTGTTTTGAATTTCACCGCTTCTTCGATTTAAAAAGAACAGGACGGGCAATTGAAATAATGGCATCCAAAGGGTATAATATTGATGCAAACAAACTTCTGTTTCCGATCCCTCTAAATGCAATAGATGTGAATCCAGATCTTACTCAGAATCCTGGATACAATTAATATAATCTTTTGAGAATTATGTAGCCGGAATAATTTTCTCGCTGCATAATTCTCAAAGTATAAATTTTCAACAAATGCAAAATAGTTTGAAGAATAAATTATTCACTCTGGTGGGAGTAAGCTTGATTTTATGTCTTGGTGTAAGGGCACAAGACAAACCGAATTTTGTTTTTATTATCGCTGATGATATCGGATGGAATGACATCGGATGCTATGGTAATTCAGTAGTAAAAACGCCGAACATTGACAAACTCGCCAGTGAAGGCTTACAGTTTACAAATGCTTTCCTTACAGCAAGCTCCTGTAGCCCGAGCAGATGCAGTATTATTTCAGGCAAATACCCTCATTCCAATGGCGCAGCAGAATTACATACACCTCTTCCCGGTACAGAGATCCCTTTTCCTCTTTTACTAAAGGAAAATGGTTATTATACAGCCCAGGCCGGGAAATGGCATTTGGGAACAAACGCACATAGAGCATTTGATCGATTTACTGATGAAAATGGTTATAACAATGGCAATGGAGGTGAAGATAATTGGGTAAGATTCTTAAAAGAAAGACCAAAAGACCAACCCTTTTTCTTTTGGTATGCATCATACGATGCGCACCGTGCCTGGGGAGCCGACGACTTTCATATAACACATAATCCGGAAAACGTTCAGGTTCCGGTTTTCTTTTCTGATACACCTGAAACAAGACAGGATATCGCATCCTATTACAATGAAATAGCGCGTTTTGACTTCTTTATTGGAGAAGTCAGAAAAGAATTGGAACGCCAGAAGGTTATTGATAACACAATAATTATCGTGATGTCTGATAACGGAAGGCCTTTTCCCAGATGTAAAACAAGAGTATACGATAGTGGAATGAAAACTCCATTTATTGTTTACTGGCCAAATGGAATAAAAGATTTGGGTGTTTTAGCAAAAGGATTGGTAAGTGCCGTTGATATTGCTCCCACAATTTTGGAGCTGGCGCAAGTAGAAATTCCTTCAGATTATCAGGGAATCAGTTTTGTCTCAACTCTCAAGAATCCTTCTAATGAAACAAGAACGGTTGTATACTCGGAACATAACTGGCACGATTATGAAGCCTACGAAAGAATGGTCAGAACAAAAGACCTTTTATTTGTTTTGAATGAACGCCCAAATCTAACAAATTGTGGTCCCGCTGATTCCAAAAGGTCTCCAACACAATACTCATTAAACAAAGTTCGGGACGAAGGAAAGTTAACTCCAGCGCAAGCCGATATCTTTGTTTCTCCCCGACCCCGGGTAGAACTTTTTGATGTAAAAAAAGATCCACTCCAACTGATTAATGTAGCTTCCCTGCCTTCTTATAGCAAACATCTAAAAGAAATGAAAAAGTTACTCAAGAACTGGCAACACAACACAAGGGATTCAGCGCCGGATAATCTAACACCCGACTGGTACGACAGAGAAACAGGAGAAGCACTGGATATTGAAAGACAAAGAGGAATAATGCCTGGAGTATATAAATAATAAGACTGAAAATATGAAACATAAAAATATTCAACCAAATTTGGAACGTCGTAAATTTCTAAAAAATGGCGCAATCTCGACTGCTGCATTCACAATTATTCCGAGATTTGTTTTAGGCGGTAATGGCTATACACCACCAAGCGAAAAGTTAAATATTGCCTGTGTTGGTGTAGGAGGAAAAGGCCGTGTAGATGTTGATGGTGTGAGTAGTGAAAATATTGTTGCGCTTTGTGACGTCGACCAGAAACGAGCAAGCGAAAACAGAGGTGAATTAAAAAGTGCCTATGCTGCATTTCCTTCCGCCAGAAAATATGTGGATTTCAGGGAAATGCTTGAAAAAGAAACCGACATCGACGCTGTTACAATCTCAACGCCTGACCACATGCATGCTATTGTTACAATGGAAGCCATGAAAAAAGGGAAGCATGTTTACACGCAAAAACCCTTAACACGAACCATCGGAGAATCAAAAAAAGTTGTCAGTTTTGCGAGGGAAGCAGGGATAGTTAGCCAAATGGGTAACCAGGGACATGCAAACGAAGGCCCCCGTATCTTAAATGAGCTGATCTGGCAGGGAGCGATAGGAAATGTTAAAGAAGTACACTGCTGGACAAATCGACCGGTTTGGGCACAAGGGATAGCCGAAAGACCCAAAGATATGCCACCTATTCCCCCGACACTCAACTGGGATCTGTGGGTTGGACCTTCTAAATACAGAACCTATCATCCCGATTATATGCCATTCAGTTGGAGGGCTTGGTGGGATTTTGGTGTCGGGGCCTTAGGCGATATGGGTTGTCACTTGATGGATTATCCATTTTGGGCATTAAAACTAACTTCTCCGATTAGCATTGAAGGCTATTCTTCTCCTGTTTATGAAGAAACCGCCCCTCAGGCATCCCTAATAACTTATAAATTTATATCCGGTCTTGATGGCTCAAATGTAGACGTGGTATGGTATGATGGTGGATTAAAACCAAACATGCCTAAAGGAATTGAAAATCACATCGATTTGTGGGAAAGTATAGGAGGGGTGATATTTGTTGGAGATGAAGGAGTGCTGGTTTACGGTCATCATCAACCAAAACCTGTTTTACTGATTAATGGAAAGGAAAAGGATTTTGGAACACCTAAAGAAATAATTCCACGCTCACCTGGACATTATATCGAATGGATAAATGAAATTAAAGGCAATAAAAACAGAGCATTGTCAAACTTTGATTATGCAGGACCACTTAATGAAGCAGTTTTGTTGGGTAACGTTGCTATAAGGACTGGGGAAAAGTTAATTTGGGATTCAGACAATATGAAAGTTACCAATATTCCTGAAGCAAATAAGTACTTATGGGAAGATTACCGGACGGGATGGGAATTATAAAAAAACATATCTCATGGCAATGAAAGCTAAAATAAAATATCAATTCCTCGCTGTTTTAGCAATTCTGTTTTGTGGCGTGCAGTATTCAAATGCACAGAAAAGTCCAGACATTTTAAATGTAAAATCAGCAGACCTTCAGAAACCCAATGGAAGCTGGGATATGGAGAAAAATACACTCTTTCTAACCCGGGAAAATCCTCAAAAGAGCAGAAAAAATATTTGGTTAAAAGAAGAATATGGTGATTTTATTCTTGAACTTGATTTCAAATTAGCGTCAGGTACAAACTCCGGAGTATTTTTTCGTACAAAAAACACTGAAGATCCTGTTCAGACCAGTATAGAAGTACAAATTAGAGATGACTATGGAAAGGCAGATATAGACAAACACTTTTGCGGAAGTATTTACGAAATAAAAGAAGTTTCGGAAAACCGGGTAAAAAAAACAGGAAAATGGAATCATCTGAAGATAATTTGCAATGGTCCAATCATTCAAACTTTTTTAAACAACAAAATGGTTGTTAATATTGATTTAAATGAGTGGCACGAAGCGGGGAAGAATCCTGATGGGACATCAAACAAATTCAAAACCGCATACAAAAACATGCCAAGAAAGGGCAAAATTGGATTTCAGGATCATGGTGGAAAAATTTGGTACAAAAACATAAAAATAAAACAGTTATAACCATAGATACATATTATTGTTGTATCAGTATTAATCCAAATAATAAAATATAAATACAAACCGCTTGTTTCGTACAGGGAGAACAAAAAATCACGATGAGGAGGCTTAATTTCCGATGTGAGCGCAAAGATTCGGCTGTGGAGGTTCAACTCCCCTCGCTGGCGCGAAATTGCACCTAAAATCCGTAAGTTTTAGTTAATAAAAGCTGTAAAACTATTCAAATGAACACTTTACAGCTTTAGTACTATCACCTAATTTGGTGTTGCTATATAATACCATTATGAAAGTACTAAAAAGTAAAGCATTATCACCCTTTGGTGGATTAAACTTTGTATTAGAAGAATTTACAAACCTCGGACTTGAAAGTTTACTTCGCCAGTATTTACCAGCATTAGCTAATCAATCTCAATATTCATGGAAGGATATTTTCTTCACCTATTGGGCACTGTTCTTTTGCGGAGGGGATTGTGCCGAAGATGTTGAAATTAACTTAAGGCCTGTCCTTTCCAATAATCCCTTTTTATCTGTTCCTAGTGCAGACCGTTTACTGGAAAGACTTAAAAACCTTGCCACCCCTGTTGACAAAGTGCTGAAAAAGAGAAGCAAAGTCGTTAATGAGCTAAGTTATAATGATAAAATGAATGCCTTAAATATCAAGTTATTAAAGAGACTTAAAGCTTTCAAAGTAAAGAATCTCGTATTAGATTATGACAACACATTTGTTTACACCCAAAAATCTGATGCCAAGAGAACATATACCAAGCATTTTGGTTATTGCCCGGGAGTTGGGTTAATTGGAAATAAAGTAGTTTATGTAGAAAATCGTAATGGGAATTGCGCTCCTCATAATTTACAAGAAGATACACTTGAACGGATGTTCCTGCTATTGAAGGATAACCAAATCGAAATAAAATCCTTTCGTGCAGATGCTGCATCATACCGGTTCGTAACAATCAATACCGTCAATAAGCACGTCGACAAGTTTTATATACGGGCTACCGTTAATGACCGTGTATGTGAAGCAATAAATAAAATTACCGAATGGAAAAAAATAAAAGTGGACGACAGTATTTATTTGCGGGGTAGCGTTCTGTTTACACCTTTTACAAATACGGCAAGAAGACTTAAACAAAAGCATTTACTAAAAGAATATCGTTTAGTCGTAACTAAAGAAGCAAGACGTGACGGGCAACTTAACCTATTTACAGGGGAAGCCTACAACTATAGCCCCATACTAACCAA
This genomic interval carries:
- a CDS encoding FecR family protein; amino-acid sequence: MNKEKLHKFTLNKLSKESEIEEVLNWIESSEENKQEFETLKNLWAIAGFANYEDYAGKKSCKTQKLVKNRVIPMVLLKYAAIFVLAFFIGSISVYFLGYKESNELAWNEIIIPDGESAEVYLSDNTHVWLNSNSKLTYPQKFEGKTRDVKLSGEAYFDVSHNPENPFFVQTPELTVAVKGTSFNVQAYNSDDEVNVTLIKGKVSLQSPKGKFVSELSPGENAKFDLTKKTISLSKADTEFYTSWKDGYLVFRNETLEDIVRKFERWYNITVIFDDEEIKRIKFTGTIMKNKPIDQIFNILRYTAGIDYSFEIINHKPSIIHLKKKPM
- a CDS encoding TonB-dependent receptor; translated protein: MTNTTIEELLQKMEENTNFRFFYQSEVLKNKQRINIEFEQKSVRNILDEVLPPLQLKYEVFDNYIAIKSDDGGFSNQESNQEQKSVSGKVTDSSGFPLPGVTVVIKGTTQGTVTDADGKYTIPKVPDDAVLQFSFVGMSAQEVVVGNQTTIDITMQEETIGLEEVVAIGYGTQQKRDLTGSVGSINMEEELSSRPVVDFGQAMYGKIAGVNVINSSGRPGSSSTIQIRGINSISAGSAPLVVVDGIQLPGYDLNSINSADIKSIEILKDASSASIYGSRGANGVILVTTKSGESGKSKLQLNYSFSVQEVIRKMDVMNSYEYAEAAIDAAQNGWIETGGDPNAPNTLDARGKIIYTWPEALEHPETLPNTDWQDVIFRVAPMHKVNLSFSGGNEKSQYLVSGGYINQEGIVITSEYQKYSLNMKFNSEINDWINVGGMLNSIYDHENEPYYRIVEWAVQYPAIYPVYGNNGYLGGPNTVDGFEDYYAVLFRPLNGHPLFNIDEDIQHHRFNTIGNLFAQLDLYEGLSFKTSFNAFYKRVDNTDYYPKDHNMGPAYYRTATFKSNTNRTISYTWENLLTYDKTLGNHSFTILGGYEYNFRDYYWLQAERRDYDNDDIHYLTAGKTIYGAGDDANQTTLISLLGRVNYSFAGKYLISASFRRDGSSRFGPNSKWGNFPSFALGWRASEESFMKSISALSNLKIRASYGFTGNDNFSDYSWISQMNQAKVAIGDNLQTSYYPSNIENPDLAWERTKQINLGLDLGLFEQRISIETDFYNTVSDNLLLAVPVPSTSGFTSVFSNIGKLRNNGFEFNLTSHNINSRLKWTTQLNFALNRSEVMELGPDNAPMIYSVNSFGTMQKINKVGEPLFSFYGYKYDGVYMNQAEIDADPTAYATATPGDGRYVDVTGDGILNSDDRTIIGNYEPDFTWGITNSFSYENFDLSFLIQGSVGGEIYNDDAHRSMLYHEGRNYLGELTNRWRSEEDPGDGYHYKLTVNIDGYEKTASSYWLDDATYVRLKDLTIGYNLPKKISSSIGLSNARVFFNGVNLFTIADAPVYDPENFVRHSGFSDPVNRGVGGSSYPSAKIYSFGVNVEF
- a CDS encoding RagB/SusD family nutrient uptake outer membrane protein; the encoded protein is MKKIKYITIAIFSILFLGCSEDLDLYPLTQITEGTFYKNEVELQQAVDDVYRQLGILYNGDQIPARFGEQYSDNTYIELAGGANNYNEQITDFFIQTDNGLINTIWNNSYSTIYICNNILYQIENIEFDVDENKLEKMKGQAIFIRALTYFNMVRAWGDVPYIDKKISPKESYDYLRVDVETVYENIINDLLYCKQVLPEAWSGDDIGRVTQYGASAVLAKIYLTLGENDKSKTELDLIINSALYSLDANGDGNTNTDDFLYLFAADTKNCQSSVLEAQYMAGENAMNSNHQNQYSPFTWAFHLPGQTSTFRGTGIMTPTDDLENEFEENDPRKEVSINPGYIDNETGVFVDYPYTMKFYDPNWEYPGQNFEIIRYADILLMYAEVTNDQTYLNLVRSRVGMPAYGSDGYPSDKYPTLALAIEHERRIELCFEFHRFFDLKRTGRAIEIMASKGYNIDANKLLFPIPLNAIDVNPDLTQNPGYN
- a CDS encoding sulfatase family protein, translated to MKNKLFTLVGVSLILCLGVRAQDKPNFVFIIADDIGWNDIGCYGNSVVKTPNIDKLASEGLQFTNAFLTASSCSPSRCSIISGKYPHSNGAAELHTPLPGTEIPFPLLLKENGYYTAQAGKWHLGTNAHRAFDRFTDENGYNNGNGGEDNWVRFLKERPKDQPFFFWYASYDAHRAWGADDFHITHNPENVQVPVFFSDTPETRQDIASYYNEIARFDFFIGEVRKELERQKVIDNTIIIVMSDNGRPFPRCKTRVYDSGMKTPFIVYWPNGIKDLGVLAKGLVSAVDIAPTILELAQVEIPSDYQGISFVSTLKNPSNETRTVVYSEHNWHDYEAYERMVRTKDLLFVLNERPNLTNCGPADSKRSPTQYSLNKVRDEGKLTPAQADIFVSPRPRVELFDVKKDPLQLINVASLPSYSKHLKEMKKLLKNWQHNTRDSAPDNLTPDWYDRETGEALDIERQRGIMPGVYK
- a CDS encoding Gfo/Idh/MocA family protein, whose protein sequence is MKHKNIQPNLERRKFLKNGAISTAAFTIIPRFVLGGNGYTPPSEKLNIACVGVGGKGRVDVDGVSSENIVALCDVDQKRASENRGELKSAYAAFPSARKYVDFREMLEKETDIDAVTISTPDHMHAIVTMEAMKKGKHVYTQKPLTRTIGESKKVVSFAREAGIVSQMGNQGHANEGPRILNELIWQGAIGNVKEVHCWTNRPVWAQGIAERPKDMPPIPPTLNWDLWVGPSKYRTYHPDYMPFSWRAWWDFGVGALGDMGCHLMDYPFWALKLTSPISIEGYSSPVYEETAPQASLITYKFISGLDGSNVDVVWYDGGLKPNMPKGIENHIDLWESIGGVIFVGDEGVLVYGHHQPKPVLLINGKEKDFGTPKEIIPRSPGHYIEWINEIKGNKNRALSNFDYAGPLNEAVLLGNVAIRTGEKLIWDSDNMKVTNIPEANKYLWEDYRTGWEL
- a CDS encoding 3-keto-disaccharide hydrolase codes for the protein MAMKAKIKYQFLAVLAILFCGVQYSNAQKSPDILNVKSADLQKPNGSWDMEKNTLFLTRENPQKSRKNIWLKEEYGDFILELDFKLASGTNSGVFFRTKNTEDPVQTSIEVQIRDDYGKADIDKHFCGSIYEIKEVSENRVKKTGKWNHLKIICNGPIIQTFLNNKMVVNIDLNEWHEAGKNPDGTSNKFKTAYKNMPRKGKIGFQDHGGKIWYKNIKIKQL
- a CDS encoding IS1380 family transposase; amino-acid sequence: MKVLKSKALSPFGGLNFVLEEFTNLGLESLLRQYLPALANQSQYSWKDIFFTYWALFFCGGDCAEDVEINLRPVLSNNPFLSVPSADRLLERLKNLATPVDKVLKKRSKVVNELSYNDKMNALNIKLLKRLKAFKVKNLVLDYDNTFVYTQKSDAKRTYTKHFGYCPGVGLIGNKVVYVENRNGNCAPHNLQEDTLERMFLLLKDNQIEIKSFRADAASYRFVTINTVNKHVDKFYIRATVNDRVCEAINKITEWKKIKVDDSIYLRGSVLFTPFTNTARRLKQKHLLKEYRLVVTKEARRDGQLNLFTGEAYNYSPILTNDFDKTDDEVVIFYNQRGKEEREFDVLKNDFGWNKLPFSKMEQNTVFLIMAAMGRNLYDYIIHEFSTRYKNLKPNFRIKKFIFRFVCIPAKWVRTGREIKLRLYGSIPT